The sequence below is a genomic window from Sorangiineae bacterium MSr12523.
GACGTGGATGGCCCCGGGTGCGTGGCACCGGCGCGCTGCATCGGCAAAGTCTGCAAGCTCGACGATCCCAGCGCCTGCAAGTAGGCACGAGGAATGGTAAAACGGGCGCGATGAGCCACCACGCCCGCGGTCAGTTCCACGTCACCAAAAATGCGCAGCCGCCGTACGACACGGACGACGGTGTCATCCTGGGTCGCACGACGATTCAGAAGCAGTTCGAAGGCGATCTCGAAGGCACCAGCGTGGTCGAGATGCTCAGCGCGATCGCGCCGGTGCCCGAATCGATGGCCTACGTGGCCATCGAGCGGGTGCGCGCCCGGCTGCACGGCAAGAGCGGCAGCTTCGTTCTGCAGCACACCGGCTCGATGAACCGCGGTGCCTCGTCGCTGACCATCACGGTGGTGCCCGACACGGGGACGGAAGCCCTGAAGGGCATCGCCGGCAGCATGACCATCGATTTCGTCGATGGTCAACGCACTTACGCTTTCGACTACACGCTGGCCGACTGACATGGGACGAACCCTTCGCAGGCTTGGCTTCATCGCTTCCACCGCGGCCCTCGCAGGGCTGACCATCGTCGCGTGCGGCGACGACGACAAGGGCTCACAGAACACGCCCGGCAACGATGGGGGCGCGCCCACGGATGCTCTGGTCGACAGCACGTCGCACTACGTGGTGCCCGATGCGTCGTGCGAAATCGTCATCGACGAGTATCCGTTGCTCGCATCGCCGCACGTTCCGAAGAGCAGGGAAATCGCTTACAACTCGAACCCGCCGTCGAGCGGCCCGCACGATCAAGACTGGGCGGCGTTCCAGGAGTTCACCGATCCGGTGCCACAGCGAAACTACGTGCACGATCTCGAGCACGGTGCCGTGGTGTTCCTCTACCGGTGCGATCTCCCCGGCGCCGGCGATTGCAACGCCATCACCGAGCTATTTCGCTCCACGGTGAGCGGCCTGCCGGACGATCCCATTTGCGCGAACGAGACGAAACGCGTGCGCACCGTCATCACGCCCGATCCGCGGATCGACGTGCCCATTGCGGCCACGGCGTGGGGATGGACATACCGCGCGCGCTGCATCGACCCTGCGAGCCTCGCCGCCTTCGTGCGCGATCATTACGGCCAGGGCCCCGAAGTGCTCTGCCGCCCCGGAGTCGATCACTTCTGAGCGTTGCCCGGCGCATCGCCAGGCCCGGTGGGCCCGCCATGACCGGGCCCATAGCCGTGCGATTCGTCGTAGCCGTGATCCGGCTGCTTCTCGATTTTCGTGCGGGCGGGGTGCTTTCGCGTCGGCGGCTTCGACTCGGGATCGCAGGTCGCGCTATCGTGATCCGGTTCCGGCCGGCTTGGCTTGGGTCCAGCTTGAACGGAGGGCATCCCGCATTCGATGCCCGGGCGCGCGGTCGCGTTGCGAGAACTAACCGGGCCCGTCCGAGGCTTCTTTCTCCGTGGGAATGGCCCCGTCGAATCCCAGCGCAAACGTGCTGTCGTGCAGGGCAAGTGCCTCGACGATGCGGCCGCGCACGGCTCGGGCGAAGTCGGTCACGTCCTCGAACTGGGCGGACGGAACCGGCTCGAGCACCTCGACGGTGAGCTCGGCGGTGGCCGCGAAGGTGGTGCCATGCTTCGGAATGAGGGCGTGCCCGCCGTGGATGGCAATGGGCACGACCGGAACCCCGGCCTCGTAGGCAAGGGTGAAGGCGCCGTGTTTGAACGGCTGCACGCGTCCGTCGCGCGAGCGGGTGCCCTCGGGGAACATCATGATGCTCATGCCGTTTTGCAGCAGCGTGCGGCAGCGATCCATCATGGTGCGCGTGCTGTTCGCATCGCCGCGCACCAGCGGGATGTACTGAGAGAGCCACATGTTCCAGCCGAGGATCGGCAGGTTGAAGTTCTCGCGCTTGGAGACCCACTTGAACTGACGGAACAACGTGAAGAGCAGCACGATGTCCGCAATGGAGGTGTGGTTCGCCGCCATCACGTAGGCCTGGCCGGGCTTGATGCGGTCGCGATGGATCGTGCGCACCTTCCATCCGGGATAGAAGACCGCGTACATGCTCGCCCAAGCGCACGACCACATGTGGTTGATGCGGCGCTGACGATCGAACGGT
It includes:
- a CDS encoding DUF3224 domain-containing protein — protein: MSHHARGQFHVTKNAQPPYDTDDGVILGRTTIQKQFEGDLEGTSVVEMLSAIAPVPESMAYVAIERVRARLHGKSGSFVLQHTGSMNRGASSLTITVVPDTGTEALKGIAGSMTIDFVDGQRTYAFDYTLAD
- a CDS encoding DUF3105 domain-containing protein, with the protein product MGRTLRRLGFIASTAALAGLTIVACGDDDKGSQNTPGNDGGAPTDALVDSTSHYVVPDASCEIVIDEYPLLASPHVPKSREIAYNSNPPSSGPHDQDWAAFQEFTDPVPQRNYVHDLEHGAVVFLYRCDLPGAGDCNAITELFRSTVSGLPDDPICANETKRVRTVITPDPRIDVPIAATAWGWTYRARCIDPASLAAFVRDHYGQGPEVLCRPGVDHF
- a CDS encoding 1-acyl-sn-glycerol-3-phosphate acyltransferase, producing the protein MSRKIVTYLLWTFLGLTSVLCLLVAVVLWVLTAPFDRQRRINHMWSCAWASMYAVFYPGWKVRTIHRDRIKPGQAYVMAANHTSIADIVLLFTLFRQFKWVSKRENFNLPILGWNMWLSQYIPLVRGDANSTRTMMDRCRTLLQNGMSIMMFPEGTRSRDGRVQPFKHGAFTLAYEAGVPVVPIAIHGGHALIPKHGTTFAATAELTVEVLEPVPSAQFEDVTDFARAVRGRIVEALALHDSTFALGFDGAIPTEKEASDGPG